DNA sequence from the Vicia villosa cultivar HV-30 ecotype Madison, WI linkage group LG3, Vvil1.0, whole genome shotgun sequence genome:
TGTAACTCTCAACATAACTCCACTGAGATGTGACTTCATGACTCCGATACTCCAACGGTACTAGAGGACTCTCAAAATCTGCCAGAATGTCATCTAGCTCTCTACAGACAATATTGATAGGAGCAGCCTAGAGCGGAAACCTCAAAATGATCTGCGTGTACTCAAACTGCGACATGTTCCAGGTCAacttagaaagaaattagataaaAAGAAGAATTGATTATACATCTAGGTATCACTTCATTGGTGGTTACAAGCTGTATGATGCAACAAATAAAAGGACCGTGATTAGCCAAAACGTCGTTTTTAACGAAATTAAAGAGCTGCAGCATCCTATAACCGGTTACTAGAAAGATGATCCTTATGGTCAcgccaaaggtctttaaatacagaaaATAAAGAAACCCTAAGGAGCCTTATGCACCTttaatccaaaataaaaataaataaataaaacataaattgttgaaattgtgaaaaatagtAAAATGTTATTTTCGGGCCTGGAACGAACTTGAATGGTTTAAAAGCCCATAGGTCACAAAAATGGATGTTGGACTCGCGGACCAATTCTCTTTTTGAAAAGTTATAATACGAGTCATTCAAACATTGGACACTAAACCTTAATTAATCTTGTTGAACCATTCCGACGTGCGGGTTCTTCTTTAATACACAAAGTCAGTCTTACATCAAAAAATTGTATTCATCAAACATTCGCAAGAAAATCCAATCTATAATTTACAACAACATCTACAAGTAAATCTGCTTCTATATCCGCAGGTATTCTGCATATTTAACAAAAGATAGCTCCATTATTAATTGAACTAAGTGGAGAAGTATTTTTTTGTCGAACTTTCCGCCCTATATCCGCAAGTATTGCCCGATATTATTATTTACTTTGAAAAACTTGCAggaatattaaaaaaatctagAACACTATTCTCTtgaataaaaaattctataacactattcaatacaaaaacaaaaagtGTAGCAATAGCATATGTAAAAAGTCCGACAATAGCCATAGAAAATCCATAACCACAGCACTAAAAAGTCTAAAAATAGCTGTTAAAAGttaattttctaattatttttacttagttaaacttataattttttaataacattatataataattaactgAGGTTAAAAGTAGTGCACTATTGAAATAGATTAATTTTATACTATAATCTAATAAAATTATAACATTTTATCATGACATATTAGtacttttaaattaaattagtcgGAAATACAGCTATGATAGATTGACATTTGTACACGGTATGTGTATACACTTTTTTTctctaattataatataatttatcttatattttttaataattattataatatataattggTTCAGTTTGGATTCCATGTTCACCGTAACCGAGTCACGTTAATattttaaaactgaaacaaataaattaaattaaaaaaaatgttaaacagataaaaaatatataatcaaaaaaCACGAGAAGCACGAGGAGCAAGTCATTCCGGAGGTTCAAGTATTCAAAATGCATACATGTTTTATGGGGCGAATAGttacataaaacaaaatatttttgtttaaacaggaaacaaattaatatttaataaacagGATAAATCACGCAAATCTTCGGAACCAAATGGACAATATCAATAATAACAGTATTATTTTataatagtattattattattatcacgaTGCATGCATGATAATAAACTATACATATATGTCTTTATCTCAGCATGGGCACTAGCTGCTGttgggattttgaaaatcttttcttACATGACCTCACCTTATTATAATATAGTATTACTCCATCAGTCTGTATTTATAAGATTGAGAGGAGGGAGTTTGTATATGCAGTTTCACAAATATGAAGAGATTGGCAATCAATCAATTGTCAGCATTAGTAGTAGTGATACTAGTTGTGATAGGATCATCAAGATGGTGCTTAGCGGATAAAGCGCAATGCGGAACACAAGCTGGTGGTGCATTGTGTCCTAATCAGTTATGTTGCAGTGCATGGGGTTTTTGTGGATCAACCCCAATCTACTGCGGCGATGGTTGCCAGAGTCAATGTCCCGGAACCAGCCCTTCTCCACCTCCTCTACCTCCATCTCCTCCTCCACCTTCTCCTTCTCCTCCACCACCTCCTCCTCGTCCTCCTCTTCCAGAAGAGTATCTCATCTCTAGAAAAGATTTCAACGAGATGCTCAAGAATCGAGACGATAATAGATGTGAAGGAAGAGGATTTTACACATATGAAGCTTTTATTGAAGCTGCCATCTCTTTCCCCAAGTTCGGCAATGAAGGATATAGGGAAGATAGTAAAAAAAGAGAGATTGCTGCTTTCTTTGGTCAAACTTCATTTGAAACAATTGCTGATGTTGATCTAGACGACGAGACATACCCAGTCGAATGGGGATATTGTTTTGTGAGGCAAAAGAATCCCAGCAAGAACTATTGTGAATCAAGCTCTGAATTCCCATGTGCTTCTGGAAAGGACTACTACGGTAGAGGTCCTTTCCAGATACGTGGGAATGAAATATACGGAAAGTGTGGAAAAGAAATCGGTGTTGATTTGCTGAATAATCCAGATCTTGTAGCCAGTGAGGCTGTTATATCATTCAAGACCGCTATATGGTTTTGGATGACACCTCCTCTGCCATTGTATGGCCAATATTTACCATCTAGCCACGATGTTATGGCCATTATATGGACCCCTTCTAGTCTTGATCTTTCGCTAGGGAGGTTTCCAGGATATGGGATGACGACGTTTGTGGTGACTCATGCCCAACAAAGTTATGACGAATGCGGACTTGGGTACATCACTGTACCTGAGTATTGTCGGATTCTATTTTTTGGAAGATATTGTGACATACTTGGAGTTGATTATGGAGTTAGTCATGGAGATGAAGTTTCATGTATGACTTCCAAAACACAATCCCTCATTGGCTCCACCTAGCTTATCATGTTTTCAAGTACATCTCTTTCTTTACACATTTATTAATAATGTGGATCGTTTTCCTTAGTGTTATTTGGGTGTAGTACGTTTGTATTATCACATTTGTCTTAATTACTATCATCAATAAAAGTTACTCTCTTCATTTTCCTTCTATTTCTAtcctttgttgtctttgttttttctacttatttatttaatatctcTTCTCATCTAGtctattttcctttttaggataaataattaaaaatattatgaacaataaaacataaaataaaacaagaaGAGAAATCCCAAAGAACAACAAAATGCACTAACAAGTCCAACAAACacaaaaatcaaaacaataaataaattctCCACCAACTAGGAACCTTATCATGAAGGGAAAGAAAGGTCACTAGGAAGAGCATCAAGAATAATCCAGAAAAAAATTAGACCTTCAGTCAGTCAACAGTAGAAAAGTACCAGAGTTACTTGTGAACCTTTCAAAGATACAATTAtcgtttaaatataatttattgtttTTGGTATCTTACTTGATAAACAAGTAAGAACTTGTTAGTGTAAAGTTATATTTCAATAAAATTTGTTTGGTTTAGTTACACCAAGAattctttaagttattttattgtaatagattgGTCCTTTAAATTTTTTTCGTAACAACATGGTCCTTTAAGTTACCAAACATGTGCGCCATtaaccttttttttaaaattttgtttaaaaaatgaatatgCGGCATTAACGCGAGGGAGGTGTAAGTAACTCTGATGACATggaattttatattaaattagtaataataaaccTTTTGCAGAAATACCAACATCCCAAACTGAGAAGTGGTGAGTAAGGACGCATAAAATCCTAAACAAGGACAACCGCATAAGGAAGGAAAGGAACTTAGGAACGAAGGAGGATCGGTATGCAAGTATGAACAAATAAGGGAGAAGAAGGATTCACATATATATATTTAGGATTCAAACGATTGAATAACGAAGAATAACAAACCAGCGAAGGACTCGAACAATTGAGGTATGTTTTGTTTTCCCTAATTTTATGGTTCTCATTTTAGGAATTGAAGGCAAGTGTTCAGATTGTATGTGATGGAAGTTTCAAATTGGAAGTGTGATGTTGATAGATGgagttattttgaaattttagttgTTGTTAAAGAAATGGGGTATTCGGGGGTACTTGAGATGTGGTACGATTTTGCTGGTACATTAAAGTCGCTAGAAAATAATGGTGCAATAGAAATTTTAAATTAGCCCAAGACTAATGGAAGGTATATTTATACATAGTCCACCCTATTTCCCAACCTGATGTAATAGAAGTAGTTGAAATCCAACCAAATGAAATCCAACCAACTGAACAACAAATTGAGTCCCTTCTTGAGATACTTGAACAAAATGCCAAAACTGTCCAAGATGCCTAAATATTAACAAAAACCCAAACTGACCATAATGAACAAAGTGATGACAATGCATTAGGGTGCCAATTTGACGACTCAAATGATGAGGTATTAAATGATGGAATTGACGGGGTGTTTGTAGGAGTATGAGGGTTTGTTGTTGGCTAAAGTGATTAACCTAGGGATGAATTAGAAGTGGATGAAACACATAAAGACAAAAAAAAGGAAGGATGGTAGACTAAAGAAAAAGAAGGCAAAATGAAGTTCCAAGAAGAAAAAAGGAAGACCCAAAAAAGAAAGGATGGATGAAGGAATTTATGTAGATAAAGAACCATCAAGTGAGGAAGATACACTTGATTTTGGATTTGTGGAAAGGAATAAAGGTAAAATGATAGATACAGTTTGTCAGTTTTAGATTATAATTTTGAAGATATAGAAACTGGTGAGGATATGAATGATGATTATTCTGATAAGGGTACAAAGGTAAAATACCCATCATTTATAATGCCTAAGAAGTCTTTTGACTATAAATTAGAATTGGATATTATGTTCTCAATAAGAGAGGAGTTCAAAGAAGCAATTACAAATTATGTTGTTTATAATGGTAGATATTTACGCTTTGTAAAGAATGATAAGAGAAAGGTTAGAATGTATTGAAAGGAAGGGTATAGATGAGCTTCATTATGTTCCAAATTGCTAAGTGAGGACACATGGCAACtgataaaattaaatgacaatcaCACATGCAATATGTAGTTTCATTTTAGGATGTTTAACACTAAGTGACTTGGGAAGAGGTTTTACTCAACGGTTAGAGTTAATCCAATTGTAAAACTTACTGCAATATGTGAGAAAGTGCACGAGGAATACAATACTGGCATGAGTAGGATGAAAACTTATAGGGCACGGAAGGCATCACTTAATTTTATTGAAGGGTCATTCAAGCATCAATATCTTAGATTGTATGACAACACACATGAGTTACTGAGATCAAATCCAAACAACACAATTAAGTTAAAAGTCCAACCAACTAAACAACAACCTGGGGAAAATGAACAACAACATGAAGACTATGTTACTAGACCATTATTGTTAAGTTTTCAGCAACTTTATATGTGCCTTGATAGTTGTAAGAGAAGTTTTTAAGTAAGTAGACCAATTATTGGACTTGATGAATGTTTTCTCAAGGGTCGTTATGGAGGGCAGATTCTTGCAGTAGTAGGTAGAGAAcctaatgatcaaatgatgaccaTTGCATTGGTTGTGGTTGAAATTGAGACTAAAGACTCACGGGCTAGGTTCCTTGATATTCTAGTTCAAGATTTAAGGTCCCGGAGTTTCAAACAATTCACTTTCATATCATATTAGCAAAAGGTATTTTTCTCTTTATCATTTTTTGAGCCACTAGCATGAACTTTATATTTAACTTTATTTCTATGTCCAGGGGCTATTACCTGCAATGAAAAAGGTGTTACTTATAGTTGACCATAGATTATGTGTAAGACACTTGTACAACAACTTCAGAAAGAGGTTTGCTGGAAAGTTGTTAAAGGACGTTGAAGTAAGTGAGGTGGCCTACAAATACTTGTTGAAGATTCTCCTAGATTTTGAAGAAAGTCTATGTTCAAGTATAATACTAAATGTGATGTGTTGGTGAATAATATGTTAGAAACATTTAATAGTGTAATATTTGGACCATGACAAAAGCCAATTGTAACAATGTTAGAGGAGATAAGAGGGTACCTCATGGATAGATGAGAAACTAATAGAATCAAGACCGGAGATTATAGTTGTTCTGTACTTCCAAGAATTGAAAAGTGCTTGAAAGACAACAAGAAACCTCAATGTTCTTTATGGCTAGGTAATTCAATACCCGTTCCATTTAATTAACTCATAATTCTactttatttcatttattattaTCAACTAAACCATTGCATTTTATTATTAGAAACTAACTCATTGCATTTTATTTGCTATCAAGGTTATCTGGTGAGATGATTTATGAAGTAAGGCACATAAATGTGACTAGAGATAAATACACAATTAATCTCAACCAGATGCAGTGCTCTTGTAGGAGTTGAATACTTATTTGAATTCTATGCTACCATACAATTACATGCATTCAAAGTAGAGTTGAAGACTCATCATATTACAGTCCTCCCTTCTATATGAAGGAGACTTAC
Encoded proteins:
- the LOC131655035 gene encoding endochitinase A2-like; protein product: MKRLAINQLSALVVVILVVIGSSRWCLADKAQCGTQAGGALCPNQLCCSAWGFCGSTPIYCGDGCQSQCPGTSPSPPPLPPSPPPPSPSPPPPPPRPPLPEEYLISRKDFNEMLKNRDDNRCEGRGFYTYEAFIEAAISFPKFGNEGYREDSKKREIAAFFGQTSFETIADVDLDDETYPVEWGYCFVRQKNPSKNYCESSSEFPCASGKDYYGRGPFQIRGNEIYGKCGKEIGVDLLNNPDLVASEAVISFKTAIWFWMTPPLPLYGQYLPSSHDVMAIIWTPSSLDLSLGRFPGYGMTTFVVTHAQQSYDECGLGYITVPEYCRILFFGRYCDILGVDYGVSHGDEVSCMTSKTQSLIGST